The Lachnospiraceae bacterium genome window below encodes:
- the cobA gene encoding uroporphyrinogen-III C-methyltransferase codes for MNKQQGKVWLVGAGPGDAGLLTRKGYEILQQAEVVVYDALVSLEILSEIPRTARKIYVGKRAGRHALAQEEISRLLVELAKEGNLVVRLKGGDPFVFGRGGEEAAVLAAEGVPYEVVPGISSAIAAPAYAGIPITHRDVASSFHVITGQTRKGGEERIDYKILAHLEGTLVFLMGVQQLSYICQRLQEEGMDPDTPAAIIENGTIYQQRQLLATLASLPEKAQEEHFKAPSVILIGKTAAFMEQLAWQGALALRGKQCIVTRPKGQAERLSKRLRAEGAHVISLPSIDLHPIEKKQEEFNLLLEEMGHNFFAENWIVLSSPSDVEIFFQMLAKSEQDVRSIGSRVRWAVIGSRTEETLRLRGIRADLVPEQYEAEALASELRKKMNASSKVYVFKSERGSCAVYEEMTACGIPCEQLAIYQTIFEEGAGFADELWEAACAPESYVMFTSASCVDGFCQTLGETRDFSAVQAVCIGEKTAASAKKRNMQVHVAERATLEAMIELLKTL; via the coding sequence ATGAATAAACAGCAGGGAAAGGTTTGGCTAGTCGGTGCAGGCCCCGGAGATGCAGGACTTTTAACAAGAAAAGGATATGAGATCCTGCAGCAGGCTGAGGTAGTTGTATATGACGCACTGGTTAGCCTAGAAATCCTATCGGAAATACCGCGTACTGCCCGAAAAATTTATGTTGGAAAACGAGCGGGGCGCCATGCACTGGCACAGGAAGAAATCAGCCGCTTATTAGTAGAGCTGGCAAAGGAAGGCAATCTTGTTGTACGGCTAAAGGGAGGCGATCCCTTTGTATTTGGAAGAGGCGGCGAGGAAGCCGCAGTGCTGGCAGCAGAAGGCGTTCCCTATGAAGTGGTGCCGGGGATTAGCTCTGCGATTGCAGCTCCTGCATATGCAGGCATTCCCATTACACATCGGGATGTTGCTTCTTCGTTTCATGTGATTACGGGGCAGACGCGTAAAGGAGGAGAGGAACGAATCGATTATAAAATATTGGCGCATTTAGAGGGAACGCTGGTATTTTTAATGGGAGTTCAGCAGCTTTCTTATATTTGTCAGCGCTTACAGGAGGAAGGGATGGATCCGGATACACCGGCGGCTATCATTGAAAATGGCACGATCTATCAGCAGCGGCAGCTCTTAGCTACGCTGGCATCTCTGCCTGAAAAGGCGCAGGAAGAGCATTTTAAAGCCCCTTCTGTTATTTTAATCGGAAAAACGGCTGCCTTTATGGAGCAGTTAGCATGGCAGGGTGCGCTGGCCCTGCGCGGTAAGCAGTGCATCGTGACGCGGCCTAAGGGGCAGGCGGAAAGATTAAGCAAAAGACTGCGGGCAGAAGGGGCTCATGTGATCTCTTTACCTTCCATTGATCTTCATCCTATAGAAAAAAAGCAGGAGGAATTTAACCTGCTTTTAGAAGAGATGGGGCATAATTTTTTTGCAGAAAATTGGATTGTTTTGTCAAGTCCCAGCGATGTCGAGATTTTTTTTCAAATGCTAGCTAAAAGTGAACAAGACGTTCGATCAATCGGAAGCCGTGTGCGCTGGGCTGTCATTGGCAGCCGCACGGAGGAGACGCTGAGACTGCGAGGAATTCGGGCCGATTTGGTGCCGGAGCAGTATGAGGCAGAAGCGCTGGCGAGTGAGTTAAGAAAAAAAATGAATGCTTCCAGCAAGGTATATGTATTCAAAAGTGAACGGGGATCCTGTGCCGTATATGAGGAGATGACTGCCTGCGGGATTCCTTGCGAGCAGCTTGCGATCTATCAAACGATTTTCGAAGAGGGAGCAGGATTTGCGGATGAGCTGTGGGAGGCGGCCTGCGCCCCGGAGAGCTATGTGATGTTTACGAGTGCTTCCTGCGTAGACGGATTCTGTCAGACCTTGGGAGAGACAAGAGATTTTTCTGCCGTGCAGGCGGTTTGCATTGGCGAAAAGACTGCGGCAAGCGCGAAAAAAAGGAATATGCAGGTACATGTAGCAGAAAGGGCTACGCTGGAGGCGATGATAGAGCTGCTGAAAACGCTTTGA